One genomic region from Anthonomus grandis grandis chromosome 1, icAntGran1.3, whole genome shotgun sequence encodes:
- the LOC126746569 gene encoding uncharacterized protein LOC126746569 codes for MNATNMLSANKVKLHGMTSTKWTTKDKITQYKGLIKLYTRDRKIIEMDTGVAQKKQTRELKNMQKEIEQNRKDLDNAIRGDKQKLRNTLADHRQMQLAFQYSQPEKVIEMVGQVNFNKRKSRDLLTYKKKLKTQELIDLKLRHAELEDILKFEGLSWGSMLPCERQAHIITGKVQDAILKKEAAIVIRQSYKEMIAIMKKDALYFDAILDAIRADGVSQGKCMINATKLGQLATEYLDDRRQEFKLLEKIIKHDLAQRRHDLDKVKQRVQTFSSNLKDLLRRDSDINLGNVQLQPSASFARLQEDIRDVEATLRFLKNAIFVPTLEAIYPCLEEQLLQKQRLTAMVEKCEANRNELLKKCDHASIMQSEMENTMIGTTKEYKEAKEQYMKNIEMEQENIRKVDQLIGNRYNLMARVRISLKHLQLLSTLVSQDGKPVPQKSHSENSGLMKPPVEETDGTKIIPDLVKKFTKLANYSKDLLKTTEREEGYKNFENLMYASTKTVEEYKIISEESLIETVFIDPHILSNADIKKQSEEIVQANQVSDEMIMPDKKKKSY; via the exons ATGAACGCAACAAATATGCTTTCGGCCAACAAGGTCAAACTTCACGGTATGACTTCGACAAAATGGACCACCAAAGACAAAATCACGCAATACAAGGGGCTTATAAAGCTCTATACTCGCGACAGAAAAATTATCGAAATGGATACCGGGGTGGCTCAAAAGAAACAGACTAGGGagttaaaaaatatgcaaaaagaGATCGAGCAAAACAGAAAAGACCTAGATAACGCGATAAGGGGAGACAAGCAGAAGTTGAGGAACACTTTGGCTGACCATCGGCAAATGCAGCTGGCATTTCAATATTCTCAACCAGAAAAAGTTATTGAAATGGTGGGtcaggtgaacttcaataaacGCAAAAGTCGTGATCTGCTGACGTACAAGAAAAAGTTGAAAACCCAAGAGCTTATCGACTTAAAACTGCGCCACGCCGAACTGGAGGACATCTTGAAATTCGAAGGGTTAAGCTGGGGAAGCATGCTCCCGTGCGAACGACAAGCACACATCATTACGGGAAAAGTACAagatgcaattttaaaaaaagaagccGCCATTGTGATCCGGCAATCGTACAAAGAAATGATCGCGATAATGAAAAAGGATGCATTATATTTTGATGCTATTTTGGACGCAATCAGAGCCGACGGTGTCAGTCAAGGCAAGTGCATGATCAACGCAACGAAACTCGGGCAGTTGGCAACCGAATATTTGGACGACAGGCGACAAGAGTTTAAACTATTagagaaaattataaaacatgaTCTGGCTCAACGAAGACATGACTTGGACAAGGTGAAACAAAGAGTTCAAACGTTCAGCTCCAATTTAAAGGATCTCCTGAGAAGAGACAGCGACATTAATTTGGGCAACGTGCAGCTGCAGCCGAGTGCCAGTTTTGCTCGTCTCCAAGAAGACATTCGAGACGTTGAAGCGAcattaagatttttgaaaaacgctattTTTGTCCCCACCTTGGAGGCGATCTACCCCTGTTTGGAGGAACAACTTTTACAGAAACAACGACTAACAGCGATGGTGGAAAAGTGCGAGGCCAACAGAAATGAGCTGCTTAAAAAATGCGATCACGCGTCCATTATGCAGTCGGAAATGGAGAACACCATGATTGGCACTACTAAAGAATACAAAGAAGCTAAGGAACAgtatatgaaaaatatagaGATGGAGCAGGAGAATATACGGAAAGTGGACCAACTTATTGGAAATCG GTACAACTTAATGGCGAGGGTACGCATATCCCTAAAGCATTTGCAATTGTTATCAACATTGGTCTCTCAAGATGGTAAGCCAGTACCACAAAAGTCCCACTCTGAAAATAGCGGACTCATGAAACCTCCAGTCGAGGAAACTGATGGCACCAAAATCATCCCGGACTTGGTAAAGAAATTCACGAAACTAGCAAATTATTCGAAGGATTTGCTCAAGACGACCGAAAGGGAGGAAGGATACAAAAACTTCGAGAACCTAATGTACGCGAGCACAAAAACGGtagaagaatataaaataatcaGTGAGGAGTCACTTATTGAGACCGTCTTCATTGATCCTCATATTCTATCCAATGCCGATATTAAGAAGCAAAGCGAGGAAATTGTACAAGCCAATCAAGTGTCAGACGAAATGATTATgcctgataaaaaaaagaaatcttatTAG